The stretch of DNA CAAGATCCATTCAACAATGTGACACGTACATTAATTGAAGCAAATGCGTCAGCTATGGGGCATACGCAGTCCCTGCATACCAATGCATTGGATGAAGCAATTGCGTTACCGACGGATTTCTCAGCGCGAATTGCACGTAATACGCAGTTGTTCCTACAGGAAGAAACGATGATGACTAAAGTGATCGATCCGTGGGGAGGTTCTTATGCTGTCGAGAAATTGACGGATGAATTGATGCAAAAAGCATGGGCATTGATTGAAGAAATCGAAGAACTTGGCGGAATGGCGAAAGCGATTGAAACGGGATTACCGAAAATGAAAATCGAAGAAGCTGCTGCTAAGAAACAAGCACAAATTGACTCAGGTAAAGAAATCATCATCGGTGTCAACAAATTCCGACTTGCTGAAGAAGAACCGATTGATATCTTGAATATTGACAATACGGTCGTGCGTCAAAAACAAATCGACCGTCTTGAAAAAATGAAACAAACGCGAAATGAAGAAGACTTGCAATTGGCATTGACTGCTCTTACAAAAGCGGCTGAAACTGGGGAAGACAATTTGCTGGCATGTGCAGTTCAAGCGGCGCGTGTTCGTGCTACTCTTGGCGAAATTTCAGATGCGATTGAAAGAGTATCAGGTCGACATAAGGCGGTGATTCGTTCCGTGAGTGGCGTATACAGTTCAAACTTCTCAAATGAAGAAGAAATCCAGGCAGTAAAAGACATGACGGAAGACTTTAAAGAAAACGAGGGTCGCCGTCCACGTATTATAATCGCGAAAATGGGGCAGGACGGACACGATCGTGGTGCCAAAGTCATCGCGACGGCATTTGCCGATTTAGGTTTTGACGTGGATATTGGTCCGTTATTCCAAACACCAGAAGAAACAGCAAAACAAGCGGTCGAAAACGATGTGCACGTAATTGGAGTGAGTTCACTTGCAGCTGGACATATGACCTTAGTGCCTGCACTTCAAAGTGAACTGAAGAAAATGAATCGTGAAGATATTCTCATTGTGGTTGGAGGCGTCATTCCAGCTCAAGATTATGCGTTTTTACGTGAAAATGGAGCTGCTGCAATCTTTGGGCCAGGAACTGTCATTCCGGTGGCAGCTGCGAAAGTGATAGAAGAAATCTATAGACGTCTTGGGTATGAGGAAGTGAAGGAATAATGGAAGGTCAAGAGAACCAGCAGAAAAGTGCAATGCATGTGATGGGTGGACTAAAGTCTACTCATGACGGCATGGGGCAAACGTCTCGAAAGCAATTTCGACGATCTCACAAAAAAGAGATTTCTGTCGATGATT from Paenisporosarcina sp. FSL H8-0542 encodes:
- the scpA gene encoding methylmalonyl-CoA mutase, translated to MKPDFKAVQLEQFVTQQHDSQKADESYLTNEGIRLASRYTKEDVEKLDHMSDFPGIAPNTRGPYPTMYVSRPWTVRQYAGFSTAEESNAFYRRNLAMGQKGLSVAFDLATHRGYDSDHERVTGDVGKAGVAIDSIEDMKILFDGIPLDQMSVSMTMNGAVLPILAFYIVTAEEQGVTHEQLTGTIQNDILKEYMVRNTYIYPPKMSMKIIADIFEYTSKFMPKFNSISISGYHMQEAGATADIELAYTLADGLEYVRTGLKAGIDIDSFAPRLSFFWAIGMNYFMEVAKMRAARRIWAQMMQTFDPKNSKSLALRTHSQTSGWSLTEQDPFNNVTRTLIEANASAMGHTQSLHTNALDEAIALPTDFSARIARNTQLFLQEETMMTKVIDPWGGSYAVEKLTDELMQKAWALIEEIEELGGMAKAIETGLPKMKIEEAAAKKQAQIDSGKEIIIGVNKFRLAEEEPIDILNIDNTVVRQKQIDRLEKMKQTRNEEDLQLALTALTKAAETGEDNLLACAVQAARVRATLGEISDAIERVSGRHKAVIRSVSGVYSSNFSNEEEIQAVKDMTEDFKENEGRRPRIIIAKMGQDGHDRGAKVIATAFADLGFDVDIGPLFQTPEETAKQAVENDVHVIGVSSLAAGHMTLVPALQSELKKMNREDILIVVGGVIPAQDYAFLRENGAAAIFGPGTVIPVAAAKVIEEIYRRLGYEEVKE